From one Clostridia bacterium genomic stretch:
- a CDS encoding RNA-binding protein yields the protein MTDDEKLLIKRLTELSLRAYNRNIPTYSGFLTLTEQSALIKTKAASSFTLWGGYPAAERKVACFGEDSEASAPISLVKIAPSAPKFAEKLTHRDFLGSLMGLGIKREFLGDIVIYENCAFLFCISSIVAYIKETLASVRRTGVFVSDAQSLPDEACKQPEKSLIVVSSERLDAIIAAVYKMSRTQSQKLFAAEKVFANSRLILNTSYEPKTGEIISVRGQGRFIYESVERETKKGRLRCAVRIYK from the coding sequence ATGACGGACGACGAAAAGCTGCTTATAAAACGCTTAACAGAGCTTTCGCTTAGAGCATATAACCGTAATATACCGACATATTCCGGATTTTTGACTCTTACTGAGCAGAGCGCGCTCATAAAAACAAAGGCGGCTTCTTCATTTACGCTTTGGGGCGGATATCCGGCGGCCGAAAGGAAAGTCGCCTGCTTTGGTGAAGACAGCGAAGCGTCTGCACCGATAAGCCTCGTTAAAATCGCGCCCTCCGCGCCGAAATTTGCCGAAAAGCTTACTCACCGCGACTTTCTCGGCTCTCTTATGGGCCTTGGCATAAAGCGTGAGTTTTTGGGCGATATCGTCATATATGAAAACTGTGCCTTTCTTTTCTGTATTTCGTCTATAGTCGCTTATATAAAAGAAACGCTTGCGTCCGTAAGGCGCACAGGCGTTTTCGTATCAGACGCCCAAAGTCTCCCCGATGAGGCATGTAAGCAGCCCGAAAAAAGCCTTATCGTCGTTTCCTCAGAGCGTCTTGACGCAATAATCGCCGCAGTATATAAAATGTCCCGCACGCAAAGTCAAAAGCTGTTCGCCGCCGAAAAGGTATTTGCAAACAGCCGTCTTATACTCAACACGTCGTATGAACCGAAAACAGGCGAGATAATCTCGGTAAGAGGTCAGGGGCGCTTCATTTACGAATCGGTGGAGCGTGAAACGAAAAAGGGACGCCTAAGATGCGCCGTGCGAATATATAAATAG